The following nucleotide sequence is from Agromyces sp. SYSU T00194.
GCGCGTGCCCACCGTCGTGTTCGGCGCCTGGGACGACAAGGCGGGCGCCGCGGGCTCGCTCTACGACGTGCTGCGCGACCGCCGCCTGAACCACCGCGCGGAGGTCTTCGCGGGCGTGCTCGAGGCCGAGTCGGCGGCGCTGCTGCGCGGGTTCTTCGACGACCCGTCCCGTCGCGGCGACCGCTGAGCGGGCCCGGCGACCCGCGGGTCAGGCCGCGGTGCTGCGCGCCGGCTGCTCGATGCCGTCGAGGTACGCCTCGAGCAGGGCGGCGGATGCCTCCTGCATCCGCTCGCCGTACCGGCCGCGCTCCTCGCGCAGCCGCCCGACGCTGAGCCCGTACCCGGGCAGGTCGTCGCCCCAGAGCGCGATCCAGTCCTCGTGGATCTGCTCGGTGACCTCGGGGTGGAACTGCACGGCGAGCAGCCAGTCGCCGCGGCCGAACGCCTGGTTCGGGTACTGCGCCGAACCGGCGAGCCGCGTCACCCCGTCGGGCAGGTCGAACGAGTCGTGGTGCCACTGCACGACGGGCACGCCGGAGACGTGGCGCACGGGCGAGCGCGCACCCGCGGGGGTCGGCACGACGTCGATCCAGCCGACCTCGGGCGCCGGTCCGGTGTAGACCCGGGCGCCGAGCGCACGTGCGAGCAGCTGCGCACCGAGGCAGACCCCGAGCACGGGGGCCTCGGCGGCGATGCGCGCGCGCAGCAGTTCGAGCTCGTCGGCGAGGTACGGGTACCGGCCGAGGTCGGTCGCCGACTCGTCGCCGCCCAGCACGAGCACGAGGTCGTGCGCGAGCGGCTCGACGGCCGGGACCTCGCCGGCGGGGGCGTCGGCGAACACGATGCGGTACCCGCGGCGTTCGAGCACGGGCCCGAGGTTGCCGAGCCCGATGGCCGTGTCGTGGCGCACGACGAGCACCGTGCGCACGGGCGTCAGTCCAGCCCCTTGATGACGATCACGTCGGTCGCCGGCGTGGCCTTCGGGTCGATCCACACGTCGGGCTCGAAGTAGAGCACGCGCGCCACCGGCACCGCCTCGCGCACGCGCCGCTCGATCGCGTTCGTCGCCACTGCGACCTCGAGCAGCCGCTGGTCGGCGCGGAACGCGACCTTCGCCGCCACCATCAGCTCGTCGGGCCCGAGGTAGAGCGTCTTCATGTGGATGATCCGCTCGATCTCGCCGCCCGCGAGGATCGCCTGCTCGATCGCGCGCACGTCGGAGGGGTTCGCGCCCTCGCCCACCAGCAGGCTCTTGGTCTCGATGCCGAGCACGATCGCGACGACGATGAGCAGCGTGCCGATGCACAGGGTGCCGATCGCGTCCCAGACGCCGTCGCCCGTGATGACGGTGAGCCCGACGCCGATGAACGCCAGCACCAGGCCGATGAGCGCGGCGACGTCCTCGAGCAGCACCACGGGCAGCTCGGGCGCCTTCGCCCGGCGCACGAACTGGAACCACGACCGGTCGCCACGGGTCTTGTTCGACTCGATGATCGCGGTGCGCAGCGAGAAGCCCTCGAGCACCATGGCGATCGCGAGCACCAGCAGCGGCAGCCACCAGACCTCGAGCGGGTGCGGGTCTGCGAGCTTCTCGATGCCCTCGTAGATGGAGAACACGCCGCCGACGGAGAACAGGATGATCGCGACGACGAAGGCGTACACGTAGCGCTCGCGGCCGTAGCCGAACGGATGCTCCTGGTCGGCCTCGCGCTTGGCCTGCCGCCCGCCCCAGATGAGCAGGAGCTGGTTGCCCGAGTCCGCGAGCGAGTGCACGCCCTCCGCGAGCATCGACGACGAGCCGGAGAAGAACCACGCGACGAACTTGGTGATCGCGATGCCGAGGTTCGCGAGGAAGGCCGCGATGATGGCTCTGGTTCCGCCGGACGCACTCATGGGGCAATCCTAGGATGGAGCCGTGACCACCTCCGTCGTTCTGCCCACAATCGCATTCCTGGGCGCGGGCTCGATGGCGCGCGCCGTCCTCGCCGGCCTGCTGCAGCCCGGCGTGGAGGTCGAGGGCGGGGTGCGGGCGACCAACCGCAGCGCGGCCCGGGCCGCCGAGCTCGACGAGCACGAGACGGTCACGTCGTATGCGACCGAGACGGATGCGGCCGCCAACCGCACCGCGGTGGCGGGCGCGCGCATCGTGGTCGTCGCGGTCAAGCCCGGCATGGTGCCCGACCTCCTCGACGAGATCGCGGACGCCCTCGAGCCGGGCGCGCTCGTGGTCAGCGTGGCCGCGGGCGTCACGATCGCCACGTTCGAGGCGCACCTGCCCGAGCACGTGCGCGTGATCCGCTCGATGCCGAACACCCCCGCGGTGGTCGGTCGGGCGGTGACCGGGCTCTCGGCCGGCACGCGCTCCACCGACGAGGACCTCGAGCTGGCCGTGTCCCTGTTCGAGACCGTCGGCCGGGTGCTGGTGGTTCCGGAGTCGCAGCTCGACGCGCTGTCGACGATCTCCGGCTCCGGCCCCGCCTACGTCTTCTACCTGATCGAGCAGCTCACCGCGACGGCGATCGCGAAGGGCTTCACCCCCGAGCAGGCCGCGCTCATGGTGGAGGGCACGTTCCGCGGTGCGAGCGAGCTGCTCGCGGCATCCGACGACCCGCCCGCGGAGCTCCGCCGGCGGGTCACCAGCCCGAACGGCACCACCGAGCGCGCCATCGCCGTGCTCGAGGCATCCGGCCTCCAGGACGTGTTCGACCGCGCCACCGACGCGGCGCTCGCGCGCGCCCGGGAACTCGCCGCCGGCGCCTGAACCGCGCGCGGGACGCGGCGGTCGCGCGACGCCAGCGCCGCGCTACTCGAGTGGGGCGCTACTCGAGTGCGGCGAACTTCTCGATGTCGCCCTCGGTGCCCGACACGATGATGAGGTCGTGGTTCGAGACCACCGTCTGCTCGGTCGCGTAGGTGAACGGCTTGCCCGGGCTCTTCACGCCGACGACGGTGACGTTGTGCTTGGTGCGCACGCCCGACTCGGTGAGGTTCTTGCCGCGGATCGGCCGGGGCGGGTACATCTTCACGAGCGCGAAGTCGTCGTCGAACTCGATGAAGTCGAGCATGCGGCCGCTCACGAGGTGCGCGGTGCGCTCACCGGCCTCGGCCTCGGGGTAGATGACGTGGTTCGCGCCGATGCGCTCGAGGATCTTGCCGTGCGACTGGCTGATCGCCTTCGCCCAGATCTGGGGGATCTTGAGGTCGACCAGGTTGGCGGTGATGAGCACGGACGCCTCCACCGACGAGCCCACCGCGCAGACGGCGATCGAGAAGTCCTGCGCGCCGATCTGCCGCAGCGCGTCGATCGACTTGGCGTCGGCGACGACGGCGTGGGTGACGCGCTCCGACCACTTCTGCACGAGCGACTCGCTCGCGTCGATGGCGAGCACCTCGCGGCCGAGGCGGTCGAGCTGCCCGGCGGTCGCGGCGCCGAACCGGCCGAGGCCGATCACGAGCACCGGTGCGTCGTGTCTGATGCGGTCAACCAACGATGGGCCTCTCTTCCGGCCGCCTGAACAACTGCCTGCGCTGGCTCGCGGCGAGGGCCGCGGCCAGCGTCACTGTACCAACGCGACCGGCCCACATCGTGGCCGACAGGATGTACTTCACCGAATCGGGGGACCTCGCGGGCAGGTCGGTGCTGAGTCCGCAGGTCGCGAACGCCGAGATCGTGTCGAACAGCACGACGTCCAGCGGCTCCTTGGTGATGTGCAGCACCGCGATCGCGGCGGTCGCGACGATCGTCGCGCCCCACAGCACGACGCTCACCGAGAGGCGGAGCACGTCGTTCGGGATGCGGCGCTCGAAGACGTTCATCGACTGGTCGCCGCGCGCCTCCGCGAACGCCGCGAGGAAGAGCACCGCGAGCGTGGTGACCTTGATGCCGCCGGCGGTCGACGCCGAGCCGCCGCCGACGAACATGAGCATGTCCATGCCGAGCAGGGTCGACCCGTTCATCTGCGCCACGTCGACGGTCGAGAAGCCGCCCGACCTCGTCATCATCGACAGGAACGTCGCGGTGATGGGGCGGAACCACGGATCCTGGGAGCCGAGCGTCGGCTGGTGGTTCCACTCCAGGGTGCCGATGAACGCCGCGCCCACGACCAGCAGTCCGAGGGTGGTGACCAGGGTGAGCTTCACGTGCACCGACAGTCGTGCGCGGAAGCGCGCCTTGCGGGCGAGGGCGAAGATCACGGGGAAGCCGACGCTGCCGAGGAGGACGCCGAAGCCGATGACCGTCAGCATCCACACGTCCTCGGCGAACGGCGCCATGCCCTCGACCGTCGGCACGAAGCCCGTGTTGGTGAAGGCCGACGCCGCGAAGTAGAAGCCCTTCCAGATCGCCGGCCACGGCTCCCAGCCGAGGATCAGCAGGTGCGGCACGATCAGGGCGGTGAGCACGAGCTCGATCGCCAGCACGCTCACGGCGACCGTGGTGAGCAGCCCGCCGATCTCCCCGAGCCGCACGGCCTGGCTCTCCGCGATGGGACCGGCGTGGGTGCGCATCGGGTTCGTGTCGCTGGCCGCGATGAGCTTCTGGCGCAGGCCGAGCCGGCGCGACACGACGAGGCCGAGGATCGACGCGAGCGTCAGCACGCCGATGCCGCCGACCTGGAGGCCGAGCAGGATGGCCACATTGCCGAACGTCGACCAGTGCGTCGCCATGTCGACCGTGACCAGGCCGGTCACGCAGATGGCGCTGACCGCCGTGAAGAGCGCGTCGGCGAGCGGGGTGGCCGAGCGGTCGGCGGCGGAGATCGGCAGGGCGAGCACCGCGGTGAGGATGAGGATCAGCGCCGTGAAGATGAGGATGGCGAATCGCGCGGGCGAGCTCTCCGCGAGTCCCGAGGCGAAGTTGCGCGCGCGGCGCAGGCCCGTGGCGCGCTCCCCGACCTCCGTGCGCATCATGTCCTTCCGCGTATCCGCGTCGAGGCCGAACCCCCCGGCGGCCTCACCGGTGAGTCATGGTACTCCTGAACGGGAATGACTAGCCTTGACCCATGGCGGACATCTTCGACGTGGTGGCGGATTCGACCAGGCGAGAGATTCTCGGCGTGCTCCGTGAACGGGCCGAGACCGCGGGAGACGGGGTCGGCGAGCTCAGCGTCTCCGACATCGTCGCCGCGCTCGGACTCAGCCAGCCGACGGTCTCCAAGCACCTGAAGGTGCTGCGCGAGGCAGGTCTGGTGCTGGTGCGCGAGGAGGGCCAGCACCGCTACTACCACCTCGTCGCCGAGCCGCTGGAGGCGATCGAAGACTGGCTCTACCCCTTCGTGTCGGGCGAGGACGCGGGTCGCGTGGCCGAACTGGCGGTCGAGACCCTGCGCACCGAGCAGCGCGCGTTCGCCGAGGCGCTCGGCAAGGCGTGGGCTGAGACCGCCCACCAGGTCACGTCGACGACGCAGCGCGCCAGCACCGCCGTGAAGGGCGCCACGCAGAAGCTCAAGTCCTGAGGGAGACGATCGGCGATGTCGGGTGGACTGGCGGACGTGCGGTTCCTCACCGTGGCGGAGGTCGCTGCCATCATGCGAGTGTCGCGCATGACCGTATACCGCCTGGTGCATGCGGGTGAGCTGCCGGCGATCCGGTTCGGGCGGTCGTTCCGCGTACCGGAGTCCGCGGTCGTCGACGCGGTGCACCACGGCGTCGCCGACCGCGCCTGAGCGCCCGTCTCGGGCGGAATCGGCTAGACTATCCCGAGGCATCTCGCCCGAGGCCGCGGCACGCCCGGCCGACCCCGAACGTTCTGTGAGGTAATCCGTGGGTTCTGTGATCAAGAAGCGTCGCAAGCGCATGGCGAAGAAGAAGCACCGCAAGCTCCTTCGCAAGACGCGCCACCAGCGCCGCAACAAGAAGTAGTCGCCCGCGACTGCGCCCGAGCCCCGAGCCGAACGGCCCGGGGCTTCGTGCTGTCTAAGGTGGGTTCCATGAGCACCGACGCGCCCGCCACGGGCATCCGCATCACCCTGCTGGGCAAGCCCGGCTGCCACCTCTGCGACGACGCGCGCGAGGTCGTGCAGGCGGTGCGCGACGAGGTCGCGGCACTGCCCGACGGGCCGGCCCTCGCCTACGAGGAGTCGTCCATCCTTGACGACGAGGCGCTCCGCGAGCGGTACTGGGAGCAGATCCCGGTGCTCCTCATCGACGGCGAGGAGCACGCGCACTGGCGCGTCGACCCGGTGCGGCTGAAGGCCGCCCTGCTCGAGCGCGCGTAGCCGGGCGTCCGGGTCGCCGCGGGGGAACGCGACGAGGGGCGGTGCCGACGTCGGCACCGCCCCTCGTGGTTCGCGCGGCCGGGTCAGGCCACGTTGTTCGAATCCGGCTTGAGGGCCTTCTCCTTGAGGAGCGCGAACTCGGCGTCGGAGATGGTGCCGGCCTCGTGCAGCGCCTTCGCCTTCGCGATCTCGTCCGCGGCGCTCGTCGGCGTCACGACCTGGCGGATGTAGGACTCCTGCGCGTCCTGCGCGGCCTTGACCTGCGCGGCCTGCCGCTTCGCCATGCTCGGGCCGCGGGCGATCAGGTAGACGAGCGCGGTGAGGAGGGGAACGAAGATCAGGAAGATGATCCAGAGGGCCTTCCACCAGCCGCTGAGCTCGTGGTCGCGGAAGATGTCGACCAGGATGGTGAAGAGCACCATCAGGTAGGCGATCCAGATGAAGATCACGAACGACACCCAGATGATGTCCCAGAACGATTCCCAGAAGCTCATTACGAACCTTTCACGGAGTATGCGTCGGGGGTGGGGTCCCCCGCCCAGACCCGACCGTAGCGCGGTTGGCGGCGCCGCGTCTACGACCGCGGGGCGGTGTCGTCGGATGCATCGCCCGGCGGTTCCGCCGCGTCCTGATGCGGATCCGCCGTGGTCGCCGGCTCGCGTGACTCCTCGCGGTACCGGCGGGCGAAGTAGCCCGCGATCGGCACGTCCGTCGAGGAGTGCGCGACGATCGAGATGACGATGGCGACGACGATGATGTGGAACATCGCGTCGGCGTCGGGCGCGCCCGACTGCAGCACCAGGATGCCGTAGAGCACCGACGCGAACCCCTTGGGCCCGAACCACGCGGCGGTGAGCCGCTCCTGCCACGGCATGCCGCTGCCGATGAGCGAGACCTCGACGGCGACCGGCCGCGCGACGATCAGCAGGAGGATCGCGAACACGTACCCGCCGAGCGGCACGTCCGCGAGGAACGCGGGCGAGATGAGCGCGCCGAACATGAGCACCGCGAGCAGCTTGATGAGCTCGGTGAACTGCTCGCCGAACTCGCGGTACGCCTCGCGCATCTCGGGTGCGGCGGTGGCGATCGTGATGCCCGCGGCGAAGGCGGCGAGGTAGAGGTTCGCGTGGGTGAGCTCGCAGATGCCCAGCACCAGCAGCCCGACCGCGACCGGCGTGAGCGATGCGTAGAGCGGGGTGCGCGAGAACATCCGCCGGCGCACGAGCCAGCTGACGACGAGCGGCACGACGATGCCCACGACGATGCCGAGCGAGAGCTCCTCGAGGAGCTGGAGCGGCTCGGCGTCGGGCCCGCCGACCGCGGCGATGAGGAACAGCACGACCGGCAGCGCGAGGCCGTCGTTCAGCCCGGACTCCACGCCGAGCAGGTGCCGCACCCGGTACGGGATCTCGCCGCGCCCGACGATCGCCGACGCGAACACCGGGTCGGTCGGCGCGAGCACCGCGGCGACGAGCAGCGCCTGCGTCCAGTCCAGGCCGACCAGCCAGACGCCGAGCAGCGCCGAGATGACGAAGGTCAGGGGCATCCCGAGCAGCAGCGCACGACCCGGCAGCCGCCACGCCTCGCGCAGCTCGCGGAGGCCGACCTGCTGGCCGTCGGTGAACAGCACGACGAACAGCGCGAGGGAGGAGATGATCTCCACGGTCGGGTCGTCCGTGTCGAAGTGCACGAACCCGGCCATGCCGTCGCCGACCAGGAACCCCGCGACGAGGAACAGCACGGTCGTCGACAGCACGGTGCGGTGCGCGAGTCCCGAGATCAGGATCGCGACCAGCAGGACGACGGCGAAGACGAGGAGGAGTTCCACCCTCGCTACTCTGCCGGAGCGGCGGCGGTCGTGTCGATGGCGCGCGCGTCGCGACCCGCGAGCGGATGCCGCCTCAGCCCGCCGGTTCCTCCTCGACCCGCATCTCGGGCAGGCGCGCGACGAGCAGCCAGCCGGGGAGGATCAGCACGCACAGCATGGGCAGCAGGGCGATGTCGCCGACGACCACGATCGCGATGAACAGCGACAGCCAGCCGTCGCGCACCACCACGAGGCAGACGCCGAGCACGGCCGCGGCCATCGCGACCGGCAGCGGGATCGCGGGCACGAGCGCGACCGCGAGGATGCCGATCGCGCCGCCGATGAAGATGGTCGGGAAGATGCGTCCGCCGCGGAATCCCGCTGCGGCGGCGATGAGCAGCGCGACGATCTTGACGAGCACGATGCCCGCGAGTTGCCAGCCGTCGTATTCGGCGGCGTCCTTCGTGAGCTCCTGCAGTTCCTCGAGCCCCTTGAAGAGCGTGATGGGGCCGCCGATCGCGCCGAGCAGCCCGAGGACGAGCCCGCCGATCGTGAGCGGGATGATCGGGTTCCGCAGCGCGTGGAACATGCGGTGCAGTGGCCGCAGGCCGTAGACGAGGGCGAGTCCGGCCGCGATTGCGGCGAGCAGCACGAGCACGCCCCACAGGAAGTCGATCGCCGCCGGCGCATCGTACGAGGGCGTGCCGGCCGAGAGCCCGTAGGAGCCGAGGAAGTGCATCGTGATCGATCCGGCGGCCGCGGCCATGAGCGGTGCGAACATGCGGTCCCACAGCGGGCGCTTCGAGGGCACCGCGATCGCGACGCTCGTGACCAGCAGCGCCGCGCCGACCGGCGAGCCGAACAGCGCGCCCACGGTGCCGGCGACGACGATCACGGTGAGCGGTCCGATGGGCAGCTGCGGCAGGAACCGCTTGGCCGCCCAGGCCGCGAGCGCGATGTTGATGGCGAGGGTCGGCCCCTCGGGGCCGAGGCTCACGCCCATCGACAGCGTGATGATCGCCGCGAGGGCCACTCCGGGAACCGCGGACATCGCCATCGGCGACGGGAACAGCGACTCGGCCGCCGGGTCCTCTCCGCCGTGCCCCGGCATGAAGCGCACGATCAGCCCGGTGAGCAGGCCGGCGAGCGTGAGCACGCCGATGATCCAGAGCGGATCGTCGCCCGAGACGCCCGCCCAGCCGGGCACGAGGTCCCAGAAGAACCGGTCGACCCACTCGGAGACGAGGTCGAGGGCCGCCAGTACCAGCGCGGAGCCGATGCCGATGACGATCGCCGGGATCGACAGCTGCAGCAGCAGCTTCGGGTCGGACCTCCCGGTACCGTCGGGCACCTCGGCAGCCGCCGTCTCCTCGGCCATGCGTCCTCCCCGCAGGTTCGCCCTCGGGGGTCAGACTAGCGGCTAGGGCAGCAGGCGCGTCGGGCCGCGGAAGAGGTAGGTGACCTCGCGGATCGACGCCTCGTGCAGCATGAGCATCAGCACGCGCGCGAGCCCCATGCCGAACCCGCCGTGGGTCGGGGCGCCGTAGCGGAAGAAGTCGAGGTAGAACTCGAGCTCCTCGGGCTCGAGGCCCTTCTCCTTCGCCTGGGCGACGAGCACGTCGACGCGGTGCTCGCGCTGGGCGCCGGTCGAGATCTCCACGCCGTTGAACAGCAGGTCGTAGCTGTTCGTGAGCGTCGGGTCGCCCTCGTGGCGCATGTGGTAGAACGGCCGGATGTTCGAGGCGTAGTCGGTGAGGAACACGAACTCGTGGCCGAACTCCTCCTTCACGTACGCCGCGATCTGCCGCTCGCCCTCGGGGTCCATGTCCTCGTCCTCGCGGGGCACGACGTACCCGCGCTCGGCGACGATCTCCTTGGCGCGCGCGAGCGGGATGCGCGGGAACGGCGTGGCCGGCACCGTGACCTCGACGTCGAACAGCTCGGCGATCTCGTCGCCGTGGCGCTCCTTGACCGCGCTGAACCCGGCGACGAGGAGCTCCTCGTGCATCTGCATCACGTCTTCGTGCGAGTCGATCCAGCTCATCTCGGCGTCGACCGAGGTGAACTCGGTGGCGTGCCGCGAGGTGAACGAGGGGTCGGCGCGGAAGGCGGGGCCGACCTCGAAGACCTTGCCGAAGCCGGCGACCTGCGCCATCTGCTTGAAGAACTGCGGGCTCTGCGCCAGGTACGCCTTGCCGTCGAAGTACTCGATCTCGAACAGCTCGGCGCGCGACTCCGAGGCGGAGGCCATGAGCTTCGGGGTCTGGATCTCGACGAAGCCGCGCTCGACCCAGTAGCTGCGCCAGGCGTGCAGCAGCGTCGTCTGGATCTTGAAGATGAGGGCCTGCTTCGGGTTGCGCAGGTCGAGGAAGCGCCAGTCGAGGCGCTTGTCGAGGCTCGAGTCGGCGGCGATCGGCGTCTCGGGCAGCGCCTCGGTGACGACCTCGAGCGTGCCGATCTTCACCTCGAGCCCGCCGAGCTTGACGCGCTCGTCGTGCTTCAGGTCGCCGGTCACGGTCACGAACGAGCCGTGGGCGAGCGCCGAGATCTGCTCGGTGATGGCCAGGCGGGCGGATGCCTCGGGCGCGGCGTCCTCCGCGAGCTCGCGCACGGCCGGGTTCACGAGCTGCACGGCACCCGACTCGTCGCGCAGGATGACGAACTGCACCTTCTTCTGGTCGCGGACGGTCTCGACCCATCCGGAGACGCTGACGGGGCCGTCCTCGAGGGCGGCGAGGTGCTTGACGAGGGTGCGGGTGCTCACGGCCGACCATCCTACCCGCGCGCGCCTGTGCGCCGAACGGGTGCGCCCGCCGCCTGCTGCCCGCGCATTCTCGGCGTTCTCATGGGAACGCGCTGCCTAGACTGGGTGCCGTGCCGGCCGACCAGATCCATCTCGTGCGCCACGGCGAGGTCTTCAACCCCCAGGGCGTGCTCTACGGCCGTCTCCCCGGCTACGGCCTCTCGTCGCTGGGCCGCCAGATGGCGCAGGCCGCCGCCGACGACCTCCTCGCCCGCGGACGCACGACGACCGCCCTCTACGCGTCCCCACTCCAGCGCACCCAGCAGTCGGCGGAGCCGATCTCGGCGGCGTTCGGCCTGGAGCCCGTGCTCGAGGAGCGCGTGATCGAGCCCGCCAACCGCTTCGAGGGCAAGCGCATGACGGGCGCGGGCGGTGCGCTGCGCGACGTGCGCAACTGGCCGTTCCTCGTCAACCCGTGGGAGCCGAGCTGGGGCGAGCCGTTCGGCTCGATCGCCGACCGCATGGTCGCCGCGATGGCCGATGCCGCCGACGCCGCCGAGTCCGGCGACGTCGTCTTCGTCTCCCACCAGCTCCCGATCTGGATGGTGCACCGTCGCGTCACGGGCAGCCGCCTGTCGCACGACCCGCGGCGCCGCCGGTGCGCGCTGTCGAGCATCACGACGTTCGAGCGTCGGGGCGGCCGCTTCGTCGAGGTCGGCTACCGCGACCCGGCCGCACCGCTGGCCGTCGCCGCGACCGACGTGGGGGCCGTGTGATGCGCCGTCTCGCGGCCGTGGCGCTCGCCGCGGCATCCGTCGTCGTGCTGGCCGGCTGCGGCTCCGACCCGCTCGCGGAGCAGTACCGCGACGGCAGCGGCAAGAACTACATCGCCGGCGACGGCACGATCTCCGAGATCGCGCCCGGCGAGCGCGGCGAGCCGGTCGCGTTCGCGGGCGAGTCGATCGAGGGAGAGCCGGTCTCCTCCGACGACTACGCGGGCGAGGTCGTCATCGTGAACTTCTGGTACGCCGGCTGCGCCCCGTGCCGGGCGGAGGCGCCCGACCTGCAGGCGATCAGCGAGCAGTACGCCGGCGAGGGCGCCAGCGTGCTCGGCGTCAACGTGCGCGACCAGGCGCCGACCGCGGCGAGCTTCGAGTCGGACTACGGCATCACCTACCCGTCGATCGTCGACGCGAACGACGGCGCCGTGCAGCTCGCGTTCGCGGGAGACGTGCCCCCGAACGCGGTGCCGACCACGCTCGTGCTCGACGCGGAGGGCCGCATCGCCGCGCGCATCCTGGGCCAGCTCAACCGGTCGAACCTGCAGACGATCGTCGACGACGTGCTCGACGAGGGCGCCTGACGTGGGCGGCATCGGCGAGGTCGTCCTCAACGGCCAGCTGCTCGTCGCGATCCCGATCGCCGTGGCCGCCGGGCTCGTCTCGTTCCTCTCGCCGTGCGTGCTGCCGCTCGTGCCCGGGTACCTCGGCTACGTCGGCGGGTTCGCGGATGCCTCGGCCGACGCCTCGACCGAGCGCGCCAACCGTCGCCGGCTCGTGCTCGGCGTGCTCCTGTTCATCGCCGGGTTCACGCTCGTGTTCCTCCTCTTCAACGCCGTCGCGGGTGCGTTCGGCGTGTGGTTGAAGGTCTGGTCCGACCTGATCATCCGCATCGCGGGGGTGGTGCTGATCGTCATGGGGCTCGTCTTCATCGGGCAGTTCACGTTCCTGCAGCGCACGTTGCGCCCGTCGTGGCGACCCGCGACCGGACTCGCCGGGGCACCGCTGCTCGGCATCGTGTTCGGCCTCGGCTGGACGCCCTGCATCGGCCCGACCCTCGCCGTCGTGCTGACGCTGAGCGCAGACTCCGCGTCGGTCGGGCGGGGCGCACTGCTCGGGCTCGCCTACTGCATCGGCCTCGGCATCCCGTTCCTGCTCGTGGCACTCGGCTTCGGCTGGGTGACCGGGTCGCTGGCGTTCCTGCGCCGGCACATCCGGGTCGTGAACATCATCGGAGGGGCGCTGCTGATCGTGATCGGCCTGCTCATGGTCACCGGCGTCTGGAACGCGTGGATGTACGACCTCCAGGCGGTGATCACCGGCTATGACCTCCCGATCTGACGACGTGCGCGGCGGGGGAGCCGCGACCGACGCGCCCGACGTGGCGCGGCCCAGCGACCACGTCGACCAGCCCGCGCCCCGCCCCGGGGCATCCGTCACCCAGCCCCGCCTGGGGCCCGTCGGCTGGCTGCGCTTCGCCTGG
It contains:
- a CDS encoding glutamine amidotransferase-related protein; the encoded protein is MRTVLVVRHDTAIGLGNLGPVLERRGYRIVFADAPAGEVPAVEPLAHDLVLVLGGDESATDLGRYPYLADELELLRARIAAEAPVLGVCLGAQLLARALGARVYTGPAPEVGWIDVVPTPAGARSPVRHVSGVPVVQWHHDSFDLPDGVTRLAGSAQYPNQAFGRGDWLLAVQFHPEVTEQIHEDWIALWGDDLPGYGLSVGRLREERGRYGERMQEASAALLEAYLDGIEQPARSTAA
- a CDS encoding cation diffusion facilitator family transporter — translated: MSASGGTRAIIAAFLANLGIAITKFVAWFFSGSSSMLAEGVHSLADSGNQLLLIWGGRQAKREADQEHPFGYGRERYVYAFVVAIILFSVGGVFSIYEGIEKLADPHPLEVWWLPLLVLAIAMVLEGFSLRTAIIESNKTRGDRSWFQFVRRAKAPELPVVLLEDVAALIGLVLAFIGVGLTVITGDGVWDAIGTLCIGTLLIVVAIVLGIETKSLLVGEGANPSDVRAIEQAILAGGEIERIIHMKTLYLGPDELMVAAKVAFRADQRLLEVAVATNAIERRVREAVPVARVLYFEPDVWIDPKATPATDVIVIKGLD
- the proC gene encoding pyrroline-5-carboxylate reductase; translation: MTTSVVLPTIAFLGAGSMARAVLAGLLQPGVEVEGGVRATNRSAARAAELDEHETVTSYATETDAAANRTAVAGARIVVVAVKPGMVPDLLDEIADALEPGALVVSVAAGVTIATFEAHLPEHVRVIRSMPNTPAVVGRAVTGLSAGTRSTDEDLELAVSLFETVGRVLVVPESQLDALSTISGSGPAYVFYLIEQLTATAIAKGFTPEQAALMVEGTFRGASELLAASDDPPAELRRRVTSPNGTTERAIAVLEASGLQDVFDRATDAALARARELAAGA
- a CDS encoding potassium channel family protein, with amino-acid sequence MVDRIRHDAPVLVIGLGRFGAATAGQLDRLGREVLAIDASESLVQKWSERVTHAVVADAKSIDALRQIGAQDFSIAVCAVGSSVEASVLITANLVDLKIPQIWAKAISQSHGKILERIGANHVIYPEAEAGERTAHLVSGRMLDFIEFDDDFALVKMYPPRPIRGKNLTESGVRTKHNVTVVGVKSPGKPFTYATEQTVVSNHDLIIVSGTEGDIEKFAALE
- a CDS encoding TrkH family potassium uptake protein; the protein is MRTEVGERATGLRRARNFASGLAESSPARFAILIFTALILILTAVLALPISAADRSATPLADALFTAVSAICVTGLVTVDMATHWSTFGNVAILLGLQVGGIGVLTLASILGLVVSRRLGLRQKLIAASDTNPMRTHAGPIAESQAVRLGEIGGLLTTVAVSVLAIELVLTALIVPHLLILGWEPWPAIWKGFYFAASAFTNTGFVPTVEGMAPFAEDVWMLTVIGFGVLLGSVGFPVIFALARKARFRARLSVHVKLTLVTTLGLLVVGAAFIGTLEWNHQPTLGSQDPWFRPITATFLSMMTRSGGFSTVDVAQMNGSTLLGMDMLMFVGGGSASTAGGIKVTTLAVLFLAAFAEARGDQSMNVFERRIPNDVLRLSVSVVLWGATIVATAAIAVLHITKEPLDVVLFDTISAFATCGLSTDLPARSPDSVKYILSATMWAGRVGTVTLAAALAASQRRQLFRRPEERPIVG
- a CDS encoding ArsR/SmtB family transcription factor encodes the protein MADIFDVVADSTRREILGVLRERAETAGDGVGELSVSDIVAALGLSQPTVSKHLKVLREAGLVLVREEGQHRYYHLVAEPLEAIEDWLYPFVSGEDAGRVAELAVETLRTEQRAFAEALGKAWAETAHQVTSTTQRASTAVKGATQKLKS
- a CDS encoding helix-turn-helix domain-containing protein, whose product is MSGGLADVRFLTVAEVAAIMRVSRMTVYRLVHAGELPAIRFGRSFRVPESAVVDAVHHGVADRA
- a CDS encoding 30S ribosomal protein bS22, with product MGSVIKKRRKRMAKKKHRKLLRKTRHQRRNKK
- a CDS encoding glutaredoxin family protein, which gives rise to MSTDAPATGIRITLLGKPGCHLCDDAREVVQAVRDEVAALPDGPALAYEESSILDDEALRERYWEQIPVLLIDGEEHAHWRVDPVRLKAALLERA
- a CDS encoding PLDc N-terminal domain-containing protein, which translates into the protein MSFWESFWDIIWVSFVIFIWIAYLMVLFTILVDIFRDHELSGWWKALWIIFLIFVPLLTALVYLIARGPSMAKRQAAQVKAAQDAQESYIRQVVTPTSAADEIAKAKALHEAGTISDAEFALLKEKALKPDSNNVA